The following coding sequences are from one Treponema parvum window:
- a CDS encoding chemotaxis protein CheA, with amino-acid sequence MSDYLDANNEELLKDFFSEAEQQVENLESNILVIENDPSNHEAIDEIFRAAHTLKGGSATVEMNELATFTHSVEDVLDELRSDRLKVDENVVDILLNSIDVIKNMLEARSNGTVYDGDVAPLLDKLHAFIPAKDKTKGKTGAQSSSKPSIAVQASPAPAASSSPAAAPNQEGQAVFVTEAEYTELKRACTGKQRLWTVTVQFDENNPMNSVGGIQVFSALKACGTVLKTVPDFDALYEDEFYPTVVYFLATESSAEKLEDIAFLSDVTLSTDAKELTENSIKSDASGAAQSSGQAQQQPSGAAPSKPAEAQSSSAAASSSAQAAPSQTEAAPAASQKSSTDEKGEDKPKTAAAAPSHSSAASSILRVDSRRIDYLLNLVSETVITKASFNQQSNQLSEQQIQFQSLELAYKERIHRLFEQISKYFQEVQNGASVKDIQTAITQEFGDIYSFFDAFETSFKGLALKFRASTQNLGRITGELQEGVMKIRMVPISQIFNRFPRVVRDLQRDLNKKIDLVVEGEETELDKTVVDDLLDPIMHCVRNSVDHGVESPADRVAAGKSETGTVTLKAANEGNMINIDISDDGAGINIKKVKEKAVQRGLIHPDKILTEQEAAQLIFHPGFSTADKITNVSGRGVGLDVVKTMIDKLNGTVTVSSELGKGTTFSIRLPLTLAIIQGLLVRVGKEVYSIPVASVIESRRVHLDEISTIDNYEVLNVRNEVISILRLNRLFNIPVDDSGEYHYIVIVGAQNKKLGIMVDALIGEEDVVIKPLRDQFTDSPGIAGASILGDGSVSLIIDVSQLLDLGVSQEIDAQKAVAAGGV; translated from the coding sequence ATGAGTGATTATTTGGATGCTAATAATGAAGAACTGTTGAAGGACTTTTTTTCGGAAGCCGAGCAACAGGTTGAAAATCTTGAAAGCAATATTCTTGTTATAGAGAATGATCCTTCAAATCATGAAGCCATTGATGAAATATTCAGAGCCGCCCATACGCTAAAAGGTGGTTCAGCCACCGTAGAGATGAACGAATTGGCTACCTTCACTCATAGCGTCGAGGACGTACTTGACGAGCTGCGTTCCGACCGGTTAAAGGTAGACGAAAATGTCGTAGACATATTGCTGAATTCCATAGACGTAATTAAAAATATGCTTGAGGCGCGTTCGAACGGAACCGTATACGACGGCGACGTCGCGCCGCTTTTGGACAAACTTCATGCGTTTATTCCCGCAAAAGATAAAACCAAGGGTAAAACGGGAGCGCAGTCTTCCTCCAAGCCGTCTATCGCCGTTCAAGCGTCTCCCGCACCTGCGGCAAGTTCTTCTCCTGCCGCCGCGCCGAATCAGGAAGGTCAGGCGGTTTTTGTTACCGAAGCCGAGTACACGGAGCTTAAAAGAGCCTGTACAGGAAAGCAGCGCCTATGGACCGTTACCGTTCAGTTTGACGAAAATAATCCGATGAATTCCGTAGGCGGAATTCAAGTATTTTCAGCACTCAAGGCTTGCGGCACCGTTTTAAAGACAGTTCCGGATTTTGACGCTTTATACGAGGATGAATTTTATCCTACCGTAGTTTATTTTTTAGCTACCGAATCTTCCGCAGAGAAATTGGAAGACATCGCCTTTTTAAGCGACGTTACTTTGAGCACCGACGCAAAGGAATTGACGGAAAATTCGATTAAATCGGACGCTTCCGGCGCGGCGCAGTCTTCAGGTCAGGCGCAACAGCAGCCTTCCGGCGCAGCCCCCTCCAAACCCGCCGAAGCCCAGTCTTCGAGCGCGGCAGCTTCTTCGTCAGCGCAGGCCGCGCCGTCTCAGACGGAAGCGGCGCCCGCGGCTTCTCAAAAATCTTCTACGGATGAAAAAGGCGAAGATAAGCCTAAAACGGCCGCGGCAGCTCCTTCGCATTCGTCCGCCGCAAGTTCGATTCTCCGCGTGGATTCCAGGCGCATAGATTATCTTTTGAATCTGGTAAGCGAAACCGTCATAACTAAGGCTTCATTCAATCAGCAGTCTAATCAGCTTTCCGAACAGCAGATACAGTTCCAGAGCCTGGAACTCGCGTATAAAGAGCGTATCCACCGTCTTTTTGAACAGATTTCCAAATATTTTCAGGAAGTTCAAAACGGCGCTTCCGTAAAGGACATTCAGACGGCAATAACTCAGGAATTCGGAGATATTTATTCCTTCTTCGACGCCTTTGAAACTTCTTTTAAAGGTCTTGCGCTCAAATTCCGTGCTTCCACCCAAAATTTGGGGCGTATTACCGGAGAATTGCAGGAAGGCGTTATGAAGATCCGCATGGTTCCCATAAGCCAGATATTTAACCGCTTCCCGCGCGTAGTGCGCGATTTGCAGAGGGATCTCAATAAAAAGATCGACCTTGTAGTTGAAGGTGAAGAGACTGAATTGGACAAGACTGTCGTTGACGATCTGCTTGATCCTATAATGCACTGTGTCCGCAATTCCGTAGACCACGGAGTTGAGTCGCCTGCCGACCGTGTCGCCGCCGGCAAGAGCGAAACCGGTACCGTTACTTTAAAAGCCGCAAACGAAGGCAATATGATCAATATAGACATAAGCGACGACGGAGCGGGCATTAACATTAAAAAAGTAAAAGAAAAAGCCGTTCAGCGCGGACTTATTCATCCTGATAAGATTCTTACCGAACAGGAAGCCGCACAGCTCATATTCCATCCGGGTTTTTCCACAGCCGACAAGATAACTAACGTTTCTGGCCGCGGAGTAGGGCTTGACGTTGTTAAAACGATGATCGACAAACTTAACGGAACGGTTACCGTTTCTTCGGAATTGGGAAAGGGCACTACGTTCAGCATTCGTCTGCCGCTCACGCTCGCCATCATACAAGGACTTTTGGTGCGCGTCGGAAAAGAAGTGTATTCCATACCCGTTGCGTCCGTAATAGAAAGCCGCCGCGTGCATTTGGATGAAATCAGCACCATTGACAATTACGAAGTTCTGAATGTGCGCAACGAGGTTATCAGCATACTTCGCCTTAACCGGCTGTTTAATATTCCCGTAGACGATTCAGGAGAATATCACTATATAGTTATCGTAGGCGCTCAGAATAAAAAGCTTGGAATAATGGTGGACGCCTTGATAGGTGAAGAAGATGTGGTTATTAAACCGCTTCGCGATCAATTTACGGATTCGCCGGGAATCGCCGGCGCCTCCATTTTGGGGGACGGCTCTGTTTCCTTGATTATCGACGTATCGCAGCTGCTTGATTTGGGCGTGAGTCAGGAAATAGATGCACAAAAAGCTGTCGCTGCCGGAGGAGTGTAG
- a CDS encoding acyltransferase family protein produces MLDEINSKRITSLRYLLICFVVFIHANLTPDNAINYYHYDFAQPYWIEVFKNIVCGTLGEAAVPLFFFFASILQFSKADTYPALLKKRSKSLFLPYVLWTFIAILMFFVGQSIPQTADFFNNPINVIKNWNYKDWFGAFTYYDSDDNLRLPFVYQFWFLRDLMIFIILSPLLKLLCEKLSAILPVFVFIAALREIPLGFTVSSRALFFYLAGYYTVKYEIDIFKIADKVKLYEYIVLFILAVVFDVCFAGKYRFGFIGTLISCLFFLKISGYFIRNQKLYSKLDYLSGFSFFLYAVHAPFLGTAINKISQKIIPLHGILTLVQFLAAGILTIILGTLYGMVLKTICPPIFAFLTGGRIARGNKETAELNRQTS; encoded by the coding sequence ATGTTGGATGAAATAAATTCAAAACGGATAACAAGTCTGCGATATTTATTGATATGTTTTGTGGTATTTATTCATGCTAATTTGACCCCTGATAATGCAATAAATTATTATCATTATGATTTTGCACAGCCGTATTGGATCGAGGTTTTTAAGAATATTGTTTGCGGAACGCTAGGAGAAGCCGCCGTTCCTCTTTTTTTCTTTTTCGCATCGATTTTACAGTTTTCAAAAGCGGATACGTATCCTGCCTTGCTGAAAAAAAGAAGCAAATCATTGTTTCTTCCTTATGTTTTGTGGACTTTTATAGCAATATTGATGTTTTTTGTCGGACAATCGATTCCACAGACGGCAGATTTTTTTAACAATCCGATAAATGTGATAAAAAATTGGAACTACAAAGATTGGTTTGGAGCTTTTACATATTATGACTCGGACGATAATCTGAGACTTCCTTTTGTATATCAGTTCTGGTTTTTGAGGGATTTGATGATATTCATAATTCTGTCTCCTCTTTTAAAATTATTATGTGAAAAATTGTCCGCTATACTACCCGTATTTGTCTTTATTGCAGCGTTGAGAGAAATCCCGTTGGGATTTACCGTTTCTTCAAGAGCTTTGTTTTTTTACCTTGCAGGATATTACACTGTAAAATATGAAATAGATATCTTTAAAATAGCGGATAAAGTAAAGCTTTATGAATATATTGTGTTGTTTATTCTTGCAGTTGTTTTTGACGTATGTTTTGCAGGAAAATATCGTTTCGGTTTTATCGGTACGCTTATTTCATGTCTGTTTTTTCTAAAAATTTCAGGTTATTTTATTAGGAATCAAAAGCTTTATTCTAAATTGGATTATTTATCCGGTTTTTCTTTTTTTCTGTATGCGGTGCATGCTCCGTTTTTAGGAACAGCAATAAATAAAATCAGCCAAAAAATTATTCCGCTTCATGGAATATTAACTTTAGTCCAGTTTTTAGCCGCAGGTATTCTGACAATTATACTAGGGACTTTGTACGGGATGGTATTGAAAACAATTTGTCCGCCTATATTTGCATTTTTAACCGGAGGGCGAATTGCTCGAGGAAACAAAGAGACTGCGGAACTTAACCGGCAAACTAGTTAA
- a CDS encoding LL-diaminopimelate aminotransferase, with protein sequence MINRNKGFANLTAGYLFPEVARRRREFAARHPDASIISLGIGNTTEPLTPHIAKAMSDYALALSTPEGYSGYGDEQGMAALREKLAQVFYPNMISPDEVFVSDGAKCDIARVQVLFGKDVKIAVQDPAYPVYVDGSVVIGAAGKMKQDGTGYEGIVYMPCVPENNFFPDLSVVPPDSVIYFCSPNNPTGAASSKKELEHLVDYALKRGCVIIYDAAYSAFIRDPSLPKTIYEISGAENCAIEINSFSKPAGFTGVRLGWSVVPKKLKFADGSLVHSDWNRVMTTLFNGASNIAQAGALAALDETGLSEMKSLIDYYLENVKTMTAALSAENFKKSGVKVYSTGNSPYLWVFFPGYKSWEIFDKILAECNVVVTPGSGFGPAGEGFVRFSAFGHHKDVNEACKRFSRLHF encoded by the coding sequence ATGATAAACAGAAACAAAGGATTTGCCAATTTAACTGCAGGATATCTTTTCCCCGAAGTTGCCAGACGCCGCCGCGAATTTGCTGCTCGTCATCCGGACGCTTCTATAATAAGTCTTGGAATAGGGAACACGACGGAACCTCTTACGCCGCACATTGCAAAGGCCATGTCGGACTATGCGCTCGCTCTTTCAACGCCTGAAGGCTATTCCGGTTACGGAGACGAACAGGGTATGGCCGCTCTCCGAGAAAAGTTGGCTCAAGTTTTTTACCCGAATATGATTTCTCCGGACGAGGTATTCGTTTCCGACGGCGCAAAATGCGACATAGCGCGCGTTCAAGTTCTGTTCGGTAAAGACGTAAAAATTGCCGTACAAGATCCGGCGTATCCGGTTTATGTGGACGGCTCAGTCGTTATAGGCGCGGCGGGAAAAATGAAACAGGACGGAACGGGCTACGAGGGTATCGTTTACATGCCCTGTGTTCCTGAAAATAATTTTTTCCCCGACCTGTCTGTCGTTCCTCCCGATTCCGTCATCTATTTTTGCTCTCCGAACAATCCTACCGGAGCTGCGTCTTCTAAAAAAGAATTAGAGCATCTGGTGGATTATGCGCTTAAGAGAGGGTGTGTCATAATATACGATGCGGCTTATTCGGCTTTTATACGCGATCCGTCTCTGCCTAAAACGATATATGAAATTTCCGGCGCCGAAAATTGCGCGATAGAGATAAATTCTTTTTCAAAACCGGCGGGTTTTACCGGCGTAAGGCTCGGATGGTCGGTCGTACCTAAAAAACTGAAATTTGCCGACGGGAGTCTTGTTCATTCCGATTGGAACCGCGTGATGACGACTCTTTTTAACGGCGCTTCCAACATTGCGCAGGCCGGAGCTCTCGCCGCCCTCGACGAGACGGGACTTTCGGAAATGAAAAGCCTTATCGATTATTATCTTGAAAATGTCAAGACAATGACGGCCGCGTTATCCGCCGAAAATTTCAAAAAATCCGGCGTAAAGGTTTACAGCACGGGTAATTCTCCGTATTTGTGGGTGTTTTTCCCTGGATATAAGAGTTGGGAAATCTTCGATAAAATTCTTGCCGAATGTAACGTCGTCGTAACGCCGGGATCGGGCTTCGGCCCTGCGGGCGAAGGCTTTGTCCGCTTCAGCGCATTCGGGCATCACAAAGACGTAAACGAAGCGTGTAAACGTTTTTCGCGTCTGCATTTTTAA
- the murI gene encoding glutamate racemase, with protein MSLKFAFFDSGTGGIPYMQFLKEKCPEAFCVYLADTKHFPYGVKSADDIVRSSSKCVSLILNKWNPDAIIIACNTISVTSLDILRSRFPHVPIIGTVPAIKLAAEVSKNRVIGLLATEGTVSNRYTKKLCENFASDCRLVPRADTDLVYFVENKFFTSDKEERLKAVRPATDFFISSGCDTIVLGCTHFVHLKKEIEECAGAGITVVDSREGVVRQALKTTAQIPPKEDADIFGAVSDLLQEHTADQSLFVTGFSGNDESEKYENLCLHLNIPWGGIA; from the coding sequence ATGTCCTTGAAGTTCGCTTTTTTTGATTCGGGCACCGGCGGTATCCCTTATATGCAGTTTCTCAAGGAAAAATGCCCTGAAGCTTTTTGCGTTTACCTTGCCGATACAAAGCACTTTCCGTACGGAGTTAAGAGCGCCGACGACATAGTCCGATCGTCTTCAAAGTGCGTATCCTTGATCTTAAATAAATGGAACCCCGATGCGATCATCATCGCCTGTAATACTATTTCGGTGACGTCTCTTGATATTCTGCGTTCCCGTTTCCCGCACGTGCCTATAATCGGAACCGTTCCTGCGATAAAACTTGCCGCAGAGGTTTCAAAAAACCGCGTGATAGGGCTTCTTGCAACGGAAGGAACCGTTTCCAACCGGTATACAAAAAAACTCTGTGAAAATTTTGCTTCCGACTGCAGACTCGTGCCTAGAGCCGACACGGATCTCGTATATTTTGTAGAAAACAAATTCTTTACGTCCGACAAAGAGGAAAGGCTTAAGGCTGTGCGCCCCGCCACGGATTTTTTTATTTCTTCCGGCTGCGATACAATCGTTTTGGGCTGTACTCATTTCGTTCATCTTAAAAAAGAGATAGAGGAATGCGCCGGGGCCGGCATTACCGTTGTGGATTCCCGCGAAGGGGTAGTGCGCCAGGCGCTTAAAACGACAGCTCAAATTCCGCCCAAAGAAGACGCCGATATTTTCGGCGCAGTTTCAGATCTATTGCAGGAACATACCGCCGATCAATCGCTTTTCGTTACGGGATTTTCCGGAAACGACGAATCGGAAAAATACGAAAATTTATGTTTGCATTTGAATATTCCCTGGGGCGGAATCGCCTGA
- a CDS encoding pentapeptide repeat-containing protein → MFQQTPCHVSSCLKAELSSFDDSGNIIGTGGYCLDHIPDPEKAKQDILAYISAHEKIIGLNASGITFCDLDFSGKKFYGCNFQHCTFSNIKAEEMRSRMSVFDFSIFTDCNLLKSNIQFCSFGGCTFSHTLLTGSDLVQDNFCGLKAFQSSFDDTDLYNSRFIKADLIDTSFRNCNIKKTVFWEIKQENASFKLSNTREAEFDRSGSELFSTAGLS, encoded by the coding sequence ATGTTTCAGCAAACTCCATGTCATGTTTCTTCCTGTCTTAAAGCGGAATTGTCTTCTTTTGACGACAGCGGAAATATAATAGGAACGGGCGGCTATTGCCTAGATCACATTCCCGATCCGGAAAAGGCGAAACAGGATATTTTGGCTTATATAAGCGCACATGAAAAAATCATAGGTCTTAACGCTTCGGGAATCACTTTTTGCGATCTTGATTTCAGCGGCAAAAAATTCTACGGCTGCAACTTTCAGCACTGTACTTTTTCCAACATAAAAGCCGAAGAGATGAGAAGCCGCATGAGCGTTTTTGATTTTTCTATCTTTACGGACTGCAATCTGCTTAAATCAAACATACAGTTCTGCTCGTTCGGCGGATGTACGTTTTCACACACTCTCCTTACAGGAAGCGACCTTGTTCAAGACAATTTCTGCGGTCTTAAAGCGTTTCAGTCTTCCTTTGACGACACGGATCTGTACAATTCCCGTTTTATAAAGGCGGATCTGATCGATACTTCCTTTAGGAACTGCAACATAAAAAAGACGGTTTTTTGGGAAATAAAGCAGGAAAACGCTTCTTTTAAACTGTCAAACACCCGCGAAGCCGAATTTGACAGAAGCGGAAGCGAATTATTTTCTACGGCGGGACTTTCGTGA
- a CDS encoding MBL fold metallo-hydrolase, which yields MKIYFYLNITGFSNCYLVVNEHTKEALIVDPGKITGHMIDRLEGDGYALRAVLITHNHSSHVKGLQTLLKIYDPKIYAADLDVAQERTTVLKADGHILAAGLKIQYMSLPGHTADSMIYKIGQVIFTGDTVSAGKISSTGSLYRKKMLIENIKTKIFSQPDDTILLPGHGPITTVGTEKHFNSDIVL from the coding sequence ATGAAAATTTATTTTTATCTTAATATCACGGGGTTTTCAAACTGTTATCTTGTCGTAAACGAACACACAAAAGAGGCTTTGATCGTCGACCCCGGCAAGATCACAGGTCATATGATCGACCGACTGGAAGGCGACGGTTATGCTTTACGCGCAGTGCTTATAACGCACAATCATTCAAGTCATGTAAAAGGTCTTCAAACTCTTTTAAAAATTTACGATCCTAAAATTTACGCGGCGGATCTGGACGTAGCCCAAGAAAGGACGACGGTCTTAAAGGCGGACGGTCATATTCTCGCTGCGGGACTTAAAATTCAGTATATGTCGCTGCCGGGACACACAGCCGATTCCATGATCTATAAGATAGGACAGGTAATATTTACGGGCGACACTGTTTCCGCCGGAAAAATAAGCTCGACAGGCAGCTTGTACAGAAAAAAAATGCTCATAGAAAACATAAAGACCAAGATATTTTCACAACCGGACGACACGATACTTTTGCCCGGGCACGGCCCTATAACGACGGTAGGGACTGAAAAACATTTTAACAGCGATATAGTGTTGTGA
- the pyrE gene encoding orotate phosphoribosyltransferase, which produces MKIKFGCVFAAAEYLWTLKLSLCYYLVMEDYKKEFIDFMISSQVLKFGEFTLKSGRLSPFFMNAGAYVTGSQLVRLGEFYAKAIRENFGDDFDILFGPSYKGIPLAVATVIAYSRLYGKEIRYCSNRKEIKDHGDTGILLGSKIIDGDRIVMIEDVTTSGKSIEETLPVIKSQCSSPDSVKIVGLIVSLDRMEKGKGEKCALEEITNLYGFPARAIVSMKDVVEALHVPGGIITDKIKEKIDAYYAKYGAV; this is translated from the coding sequence TTGAAAATCAAATTCGGCTGCGTCTTTGCCGCCGCCGAATATCTGTGGACTTTAAAATTATCCTTATGTTACTATCTTGTCATGGAAGACTACAAAAAAGAATTTATAGATTTTATGATATCGTCGCAGGTTTTAAAATTCGGTGAGTTTACGCTTAAGAGTGGCCGGCTCTCTCCGTTTTTTATGAACGCGGGCGCATACGTTACAGGTTCGCAGCTTGTGCGGCTCGGGGAATTTTATGCAAAAGCGATCCGTGAAAATTTCGGAGACGACTTTGACATATTGTTCGGCCCGTCTTACAAGGGAATCCCGCTTGCCGTAGCAACGGTAATCGCTTACAGCCGTCTTTACGGCAAAGAAATTCGCTACTGTTCGAACAGAAAGGAAATAAAAGATCACGGCGACACGGGAATTTTACTCGGAAGCAAGATAATTGACGGCGACAGGATTGTCATGATCGAAGACGTTACGACTTCGGGCAAATCTATAGAAGAAACATTGCCCGTCATAAAATCTCAGTGTTCGTCTCCGGATTCGGTTAAAATAGTCGGTCTCATAGTAAGCCTTGACCGTATGGAAAAGGGCAAGGGCGAAAAATGCGCTCTTGAAGAAATCACAAATTTATACGGATTCCCCGCACGTGCGATAGTTTCCATGAAAGACGTCGTAGAAGCCTTGCATGTTCCCGGCGGAATTATCACAGACAAGATAAAGGAAAAAATCGACGCGTACTATGCAAAATACGGCGCGGTTTAA
- a CDS encoding fructose PTS transporter subunit IIA, translated as MEQNITEVMTHLVFQIAVIIFAVRIFGNLAEKVGIPSVLGELVAGIIIGPYALGTIPLPGFADGLFPLNSASLAVTPELYSFSILASIILLFSSGIETDLKLFLKYSVTGGIIGFGGVAVSFLLGNITAMIMLKTNFMDVRSLFLGIMSTATSVGITARILSDKKKMDSPEGVTILAAAVFDDVLGIVLLAVVMGIVSALSGGAAVSGGKIGLIAFKAFSIWLVFTALSIIFSKQIARFVRLFGGSSDFTIASFGIALVLAGIFEKHGLAMIIGAYTTGLALSSTEIAPVIQEKIHGIYKFFVPIFFAVMGMSVNIRELANPAVLIFGFVYTALAIIAKIIGCGGPAFLLGFNLKGAIRIGAGMIPRGEVALIIAGIGLTAKVIDQELFSVIILMTLVTTLAAPPLLNVLLGIKGRGTRKEIKSSESQQFIWDFKDEEIATLILDMFIEELRKEGFYIQMLNIAEGVAQARKGDVSLAVAAEGSKLNIQTAMEDMGFVKGEIYEVVLRLNNSLCSLEALKNTNALKQGLINSENRVEPAIIKVISKDVISSELKSTNKEDVLEELVWLLEKSGKVIDHKAVLADIKARENIMSTGLENGIALPHAKSDGVKEICVAFGIKKEGLDFNSLDKKPAKIFVMIVSPKSGESPQMQVMSSVTGILQKTELRDKLLAANGADEILSVIESVNKK; from the coding sequence ATGGAACAAAACATTACCGAAGTTATGACGCATCTGGTCTTTCAGATTGCAGTGATCATTTTTGCAGTGCGGATATTCGGAAATCTGGCGGAAAAAGTCGGTATTCCTTCCGTCTTAGGAGAACTGGTCGCAGGAATAATAATAGGGCCGTATGCGCTCGGAACAATTCCTTTGCCGGGATTTGCAGACGGACTTTTCCCGCTCAATTCGGCTTCACTTGCGGTAACTCCGGAACTTTATTCGTTTTCGATACTGGCATCGATCATTCTCCTGTTTTCGTCGGGAATAGAAACGGATCTTAAACTGTTCCTTAAATATTCCGTTACGGGTGGAATAATAGGATTCGGCGGAGTGGCCGTTTCTTTTTTGCTCGGGAATATAACCGCGATGATCATGCTTAAAACAAATTTTATGGATGTGCGGAGCCTTTTTTTAGGAATTATGTCTACGGCGACTTCAGTAGGAATCACGGCGCGCATTCTCTCCGACAAAAAAAAGATGGATTCGCCCGAAGGCGTTACGATACTTGCGGCGGCCGTCTTTGACGACGTTTTGGGAATCGTATTGCTGGCGGTAGTCATGGGAATCGTTTCCGCCCTCTCTGGCGGAGCTGCGGTTTCAGGCGGAAAGATAGGACTTATCGCATTCAAAGCGTTTTCCATATGGCTTGTTTTTACCGCGCTGAGTATAATTTTTTCAAAGCAGATCGCGCGTTTCGTACGGCTTTTTGGCGGCTCGTCGGACTTTACCATAGCCTCGTTCGGCATTGCGCTGGTGCTTGCCGGTATTTTCGAAAAGCACGGACTTGCGATGATAATAGGAGCATATACGACAGGCCTTGCCCTTTCGAGCACTGAAATAGCTCCGGTAATACAAGAAAAAATCCACGGAATATATAAGTTTTTTGTGCCTATTTTCTTTGCCGTAATGGGTATGAGCGTAAACATAAGGGAACTCGCAAATCCTGCAGTTCTCATATTCGGCTTTGTCTATACTGCCCTTGCTATAATCGCAAAAATAATAGGCTGCGGCGGACCCGCCTTCCTGTTGGGATTCAATTTGAAAGGCGCAATAAGAATCGGCGCAGGCATGATTCCGCGCGGCGAAGTAGCTCTCATAATCGCCGGAATAGGACTTACGGCCAAGGTAATAGATCAGGAACTTTTCAGCGTAATAATACTGATGACTCTTGTAACCACTCTGGCGGCTCCCCCTCTTTTAAATGTGCTTTTAGGAATAAAGGGACGCGGCACCCGCAAAGAAATAAAATCGTCCGAAAGTCAGCAGTTTATTTGGGACTTTAAAGACGAAGAAATCGCTACTCTTATCCTTGACATGTTCATAGAAGAATTGCGCAAAGAAGGTTTTTACATTCAAATGCTCAATATAGCCGAAGGTGTCGCGCAGGCGCGAAAAGGCGACGTTTCTCTTGCAGTCGCTGCGGAAGGTTCGAAGCTCAATATTCAGACGGCTATGGAAGACATGGGCTTTGTAAAGGGTGAAATATATGAAGTTGTCCTCAGACTGAATAATTCGCTTTGCTCGCTCGAAGCCCTAAAAAACACAAACGCCCTAAAACAGGGACTCATAAATTCCGAAAACCGCGTGGAACCGGCTATTATAAAAGTTATTTCAAAGGACGTTATAAGCAGTGAGCTTAAAAGCACAAACAAGGAAGATGTGCTTGAAGAACTTGTTTGGCTGCTTGAAAAATCGGGCAAGGTGATCGATCACAAAGCCGTTCTTGCGGACATAAAAGCGCGTGAAAATATCATGAGCACGGGGCTTGAAAACGGCATCGCGCTGCCGCATGCAAAGTCGGACGGCGTAAAAGAGATCTGCGTAGCCTTCGGTATAAAAAAAGAAGGACTGGACTTTAATTCGCTGGATAAAAAACCCGCCAAAATATTTGTGATGATAGTTTCCCCGAAAAGCGGAGAATCGCCTCAGATGCAGGTAATGTCGTCGGTAACGGGCATCCTGCAAAAAACCGAATTGCGCGACAAGCTTCTTGCGGCAAACGGCGCGGATGAAATTTTATCTGTCATAGAATCCGTGAATAAAAAATAG